The DNA sequence TCCTTTCTGGTGCCCCCCTTTTATACACAAAACCCTACACATAATTCCTTACACGACCCTGGAGGTGGAGGCCAGAGCCCCAGGAGCGAGAGCTCGCGCGAAAGGATCAGGGCCACCGGCTCAGGAAAGAGCCGTCTCGCCGCCTCCCACCAGGTACACCCTTTCTCCTCAGAGGCCAGCTTTACCCAGTGGGCCAGCAGGTAGGCCAGGGGGGAAAGCACCAGAAAACGGTGCACCCCCAAAGCTGTCCGCTGCCCAAACTGACCCAGGGAGAACTCGCTTTTCATGGCCTTGAAGAAGTGCTCGATGCTAAACCGCCGCATCCCTACCACCGCCTCCAATCCCAGCTCCCTGACCCCCCGCAAAAACCGGATGGTGCCGAATGCGGTATCGGCCACCACCCGCACCCGGAAGGCCTTCCGCATCCAAGGGGGCAGGGAGGCTAAGAGCCTGAGGGCCAGGAGGGAGAGGCTCTTTTCCCCCTTGCCCCGCCATACGCGGTAGCTCCAGGGGATGCGGAGCTCGCCGTGGACCAGGTAGACCACCCCCAGGTGGAGGCCCCACTTGCCGTGGAAGAAGGAGAGAGGCAGGGCCCTGAGGAGGCCCCGCTTCTCCAGGGTGACCAGGTCCAGGACCACCAGGAGCCTGGGCTTGGGACCCCGTCTGGGCCTGGCGCGGTCCAGGGCCCTTTCCGCCTCCCTTCGGGCGAGGCGGATGAGGGTGCGGGTGGGCCAGGCATACCGGTTGAAGAAGCGGGAGAGGGCGGCTGCTTTCCCGTGAGGGAAACACCTTGCGGGGGACTTGGTCTGGCTGTGCTGGGGTCTGGCTTTGCCGTGGCCCTGCAAGAGCAGGAGGAGGAGGGCTTCGAGGGACTCCTGGAGGTGGGGGCTTGGCAGAAGGGCTAGGATGGCCGAGAGTAGGTACTGGGCTGTGGGCATGGCACCCGTCATCAGACGGGAAACCCGCAGCCCTTTTCAAGTGCCCCGGTTGCATAGGGTTGAGAGGGATGGATAAGTGCAAGTTTTGAGTCACCCCAAAGCCCTCCTTCCTCAAAGCCTCCACCTTCAGGAGAAGCTCAGGAGTCCAGTGTCGCTTCCGCCGCAAGCGTTTGGGGCGCCTGGACCTGGGGACCAAACCCTTGAGCCCCTCTTCCTTGAGCCTCCTCTTCCAACGGTGGTAGGTGGCCCGGCTGAGGCCCACCAGGTCCTGGACCTCTTCCCAGTCCACCCCGTGGCGGCGTAGGGTCTCCACCTGCTTGAGCTTGCGCAGGCGTTCCTTGACTTTGGGGTCGCCGGCTTGAGCCTCGGCGAGCTGGAAGGCGAGCTTGGCCCCTCTTATGACCTCTTTGCTAACTGTGGCAAGCTGCGCTTGGGGGACCTCCTTTCGGAGTCGGTCCCCCTCCTTTTTATCCCATCCCGGGTCTCTAGAGTCTCACATGTTGAGTCTCACATGTTTCTGTCCGGGCTCAGGCCCCCTGGGCTTGCCTAGTAAATTGGCTTGAACCCTTGGGAACAGGGGTGAGGGTAAGGAGGATCCGGAGGTCATAGGCGATGGCCTCCAGGAAGATCCGCTTCATCGCCGAAGAGGGCTTGCGCTCCATCAAGTAGCCCCCGGCCCACCGGCTCTTCATCCCCCCAAACACCCCCTCCACCACTCCACGAAACCGATACAGCGCATCCTCCCAGTGGAAAGCCGCCCAACGCCGCACTGCATCCCGGACCTCCCCCTTCTCCCGCAACCGGATCAGGGGCCGCACCCCAAGCCCCTTCACCACCCGCCAAACCTCCTCCCCGTCAAATCCCGCGTCCCCCAAAAGCACCCCACCCTCCCGACCAAACCGCCGCAACCCTCGGCCCAAGCCGGGGGTCCGAGGCATACCCTGGCCCCACCCAAACCCCCTCCAGAACCAGAAGCCTTAGCCCCCTCCACCATCGGGCAAGGGCCCAGAGCCTCCCATGCCCTCGCACCCGCCGCGCCTCCTGTCCCCTGCGCCACCGGGGGAGGCGGTCCTTGCTTCGGTAGGGAAGCCCCGTGGTGTCCCTTAGGCGAAAGGGCCCGCCTCATCCTCCCGGGAAAGCCTTTCCTCAGGTCTCGCCCGGAGCTTTTGCAGTAGGGCCTCCAGCATGGCCTCGTCCAGGTAGCGGTGGGCAAACCAGACCAGGGACTGGTGGGAAGGCGGGGGCTCGGGAAAGAGATCCTGGGCCCAGGCCTGGGTGGCGTGGTAGGTGATACCCTTTTTACCCCCATGACCGTCGTTGATCACCTGACCCTCCCCCAGCTCCAGCAACGGATCAAGAAGGCTCTGGCGGCGTACCACGCCAAGCAGGGCCTCACCGCCCAGGAGGTGGCCGCCATCGCCCTCCATACCTCCCGCTGGGTTTGCGCCACCGTGGCCCGCTACAACCGGGAGGGCCTCGAGGCCCTCCCGGATAGGAGGCACGACAACCGCCAAAGCTGACCCCAGAAGAACGGGAGAGGGTTCTGCAGGCCCTCATCTACCGCCAAGGCCTCCCGCCTGAAGGCGGCTTGTGGACGGGGCTCAAGCTGCAACGCTGGGTGGCGGAGGCGCTGGGGAAGGAAGTCTCTCTCTACCCCATCTACCGCCTCCCTATCTACCTGCACGCCCTGGGCCTGAGCCTTCTGGTGGACACCCGGGTGATGGGCTTACTGCAGGGGCTAAGGGCCTGGCTGAGGGCGGGGGAGGTAAAAGCGGATCCTAGGGGCCATGTAAAATCGAGGCGAGTTTTCCCGTTGACCTTTACGACGGCTTCTTAGCTCGCACATCGCGGGCGCCTGCGTGGGAAATTCGCATTGCCACGCCAGACCACTTGT is a window from the Thermus neutrinimicus genome containing:
- a CDS encoding IS701 family transposase, which encodes MPTAQYLLSAILALLPSPHLQESLEALLLLLLQGHGKARPQHSQTKSPARCFPHGKAAALSRFFNRYAWPTRTLIRLARREAERALDRARPRRGPKPRLLVVLDLVTLEKRGLLRALPLSFFHGKWGLHLGVVYLVHGELRIPWSYRVWRGKGEKSLSLLALRLLASLPPWMRKAFRVRVVADTAFGTIRFLRGVRELGLEAVVGMRRFSIEHFFKAMKSEFSLGQFGQRTALGVHRFLVLSPLAYLLAHWVKLASEEKGCTWWEAARRLFPEPVALILSRELSLLGLWPPPPGSCKELCVGFCV
- a CDS encoding helix-turn-helix domain-containing protein, with translation MTVVDHLTLPQLQQRIKKALAAYHAKQGLTAQEVAAIALHTSRWVCATVARYNREGLEALPDRRHDNRQS